In a genomic window of Mycolicibacterium neoaurum VKM Ac-1815D:
- a CDS encoding DUF998 domain-containing protein — protein sequence MGRIEDSAAEEGEVVRPSFLSRFTGWVSLAPLLFFAAEWVVSASWRGFYGYHEDLLGPLGTAFCGPVGNWPCSELYRVMNIALVVAGLAVVFTAAGLFAQRVSDRAGALLLVAAGLGLTVSGAITQNVSYTGNLTAIMVFMTLGSVGAFLIATSSTTRMTGERRLVAVLASLASLVGYFAYVGGVDIVGPGGVQRLCIYGILVTVITVGTVGLTRTPAASIHEPTEYTR from the coding sequence GTGGGGCGAATCGAGGACTCCGCGGCCGAGGAGGGTGAGGTAGTGCGTCCGAGTTTTCTGTCCCGGTTCACCGGATGGGTGTCCTTGGCGCCGTTGCTCTTCTTCGCCGCCGAGTGGGTGGTGTCCGCGTCCTGGCGTGGTTTCTACGGCTATCACGAGGACCTGCTCGGCCCGCTCGGGACGGCCTTCTGTGGACCGGTGGGCAACTGGCCGTGCAGCGAGCTGTACCGGGTGATGAACATCGCCCTGGTGGTGGCCGGCTTGGCTGTCGTGTTCACTGCGGCCGGACTCTTCGCCCAGCGGGTGTCCGACCGGGCTGGTGCGCTGTTGCTCGTGGCGGCGGGACTCGGCCTGACGGTCAGCGGTGCGATCACGCAGAACGTCAGCTACACCGGCAATCTCACCGCCATCATGGTGTTCATGACCCTCGGGTCGGTGGGGGCGTTTCTGATCGCGACCAGTTCGACGACCCGGATGACGGGGGAGCGGCGCCTGGTGGCCGTGCTCGCGTCGCTGGCCAGTCTCGTCGGGTACTTCGCCTATGTCGGTGGTGTGGACATCGTCGGACCAGGTGGGGTGCAGCGGTTGTGCATCTACGGAATCCTGGTCACCGTCATCACGGTGGGCACCGTCGGATTGACGAGGACGCCGGCCGCCAGCATCCACGAACCAACCGAGTACACCCGATGA
- a CDS encoding glycosyltransferase translates to MAHGGAPDGAHARWIGCLDIDRVGDHNGRVTVNITRSHGYRRARILLRDRSQPIDFVETDIVGDAVTLDLPGSTPMLDVPAADPAPPISVVLCTRERPEDLAGALASLSAIDYPDFEIIVVDNAPVTDATERVVAAAGDTRIRRVLEPIAGLSNARNAGLHAAQHDIVAFTDDDVVVDPYWLQGLARGFARSADVACVCGMVPSGELRTAAQVYFDQRVSWAGTLAPRAYSMAAPPPDLPLFPFQVGIYGTGANFAIRRRAAFEMGGFDEALGAGTSTKGGEDIDMFFRLVAAGHTLVNEPAAIVWHRHRSDSTALLAQARGYGLGLGAWLTKVFCEPAHRRLAFSVARRQFGSSVRAGAGYGAIMIPPADLGDSIPRAIGRTEVLSVLGGPLALWRGRRQGRRRDPMRRAG, encoded by the coding sequence ATGGCACACGGCGGTGCGCCCGACGGCGCGCACGCGCGCTGGATCGGATGCCTCGATATCGACCGGGTGGGAGACCACAACGGTCGAGTCACCGTGAACATCACGCGATCGCACGGATATCGGCGGGCCCGGATCCTGTTGCGCGACCGGTCACAACCCATCGATTTCGTCGAGACCGATATCGTCGGCGACGCCGTCACCCTGGACCTTCCCGGGTCCACCCCGATGCTGGATGTGCCCGCAGCTGATCCAGCACCGCCGATATCGGTGGTGCTGTGCACCAGGGAACGGCCCGAGGATCTTGCCGGCGCCCTGGCATCACTGTCCGCCATCGACTATCCCGACTTCGAGATCATCGTGGTCGACAACGCGCCGGTGACGGATGCGACGGAACGGGTGGTCGCTGCGGCCGGGGATACCCGCATCCGACGCGTGCTGGAACCCATTGCCGGACTGTCCAACGCCCGCAACGCGGGTCTGCATGCTGCTCAGCATGACATCGTGGCGTTCACAGACGACGATGTCGTGGTCGACCCGTACTGGCTGCAGGGACTGGCTCGGGGCTTCGCCCGGTCCGCGGATGTCGCCTGCGTCTGCGGAATGGTTCCCAGTGGGGAACTCCGCACGGCGGCGCAGGTCTACTTCGACCAGCGGGTGTCCTGGGCCGGCACGTTGGCACCGCGGGCCTACTCGATGGCCGCACCGCCGCCGGACCTGCCACTGTTCCCCTTCCAGGTAGGCATTTACGGCACCGGAGCCAACTTCGCCATCAGACGCCGTGCGGCCTTCGAGATGGGCGGCTTCGACGAGGCGCTGGGTGCGGGCACCTCGACCAAGGGCGGCGAGGATATCGATATGTTCTTCCGGCTGGTGGCCGCCGGGCACACCCTGGTCAACGAACCGGCGGCCATCGTCTGGCACCGCCATCGCAGTGACAGCACTGCATTGCTGGCCCAGGCGCGCGGTTATGGTCTGGGCCTCGGCGCCTGGTTGACGAAGGTGTTCTGCGAACCGGCTCATCGCCGGCTGGCATTCTCCGTGGCGCGCAGACAGTTCGGGTCATCGGTGCGCGCCGGCGCAGGGTACGGCGCGATCATGATTCCGCCGGCGGACCTCGGCGACAGCATCCCTCGGGCGATCGGCCGGACGGAAGTCCTATCGGTTCTCGGCGGCCCGTTGGCGCTGTGGCGGGGCCGACGCCAGGGTCGCCGCCGTGATCCGATGCGCCGGGCCGGCTGA
- a CDS encoding glycoside hydrolase family 16 protein, producing MRPSLSALGKGCALVVVGTVVGACALLGTADTADGAPRILLNSEFDGPAGAPPDGIWQIATGGGGWGNNEAQIYTDHPDNIALDGNGHLALTARRGADGQITSARVDTNGSFAFTFGRAEARIALPAGAGLHPAFWLLGANLDQVGWPAAGEIDVIETLNQASEWHSGVHAPQSGTERGQQMSATGPVPFPLAGVFRTYWVERTPGRIVTGVDDTTLLTVTPLNLEEGATWVFDAPFQLLLNLAVGGDWPGPADESTPFPTTMLIDWVRVTEL from the coding sequence GTGAGACCGAGCCTATCGGCCCTCGGCAAGGGCTGCGCGCTGGTCGTCGTCGGCACGGTGGTAGGTGCCTGCGCTCTGCTGGGCACTGCCGACACGGCCGACGGTGCTCCGCGCATTCTGTTGAACTCCGAGTTCGACGGCCCCGCCGGCGCGCCGCCCGACGGGATCTGGCAGATCGCGACCGGCGGCGGCGGCTGGGGCAACAACGAGGCCCAGATCTACACCGACCATCCGGACAACATCGCGCTGGATGGCAATGGGCACCTGGCCCTGACCGCGCGTCGGGGCGCCGACGGACAGATCACCTCGGCACGGGTCGACACCAACGGCAGCTTCGCGTTCACCTTCGGCCGCGCCGAGGCACGGATCGCACTGCCCGCTGGCGCGGGGCTGCATCCCGCGTTCTGGCTGCTCGGGGCCAATCTCGACCAGGTCGGCTGGCCGGCCGCCGGTGAGATCGACGTCATCGAGACGCTCAACCAGGCCTCCGAATGGCATTCGGGCGTACATGCTCCGCAGAGCGGAACCGAACGCGGACAACAGATGTCGGCAACCGGTCCAGTACCCTTCCCGCTCGCCGGAGTATTCCGCACCTACTGGGTCGAACGCACACCTGGTCGTATCGTCACCGGCGTCGACGATACGACCCTGCTCACGGTCACGCCGTTGAACCTCGAAGAGGGTGCCACGTGGGTCTTCGACGCGCCGTTCCAGCTGTTACTCAACCTCGCCGTCGGTGGCGACTGGCCGGGCCCTGCCGATGAGTCGACACCATTCCCCACCACCATGCTCATCGACTGGGTAAGGGTCACCGAACTATGA